In Agromyces archimandritae, one genomic interval encodes:
- a CDS encoding acyl-CoA dehydrogenase family protein encodes MTFETLASDFYDFESALSDQEKEAVAKLRAWLESEVRPIIGDYWERAEFPKQIVKPLADLGVLSYAWDETKPFENSALFRGFLAVELARVDASVGTFVGVQNGLATGSISICGSKEQREEWIPKLAAGEVIGAFGLTEPLSGSDSAQGLRTTAKRDGDSWVLNGQKRWIGNATFSDITIIWAKDVEDGQVKGFIVPTSTPGYEATKIEGKISLRAVQNADITLTDVVVPESLRLQNANSFKDTAKVLRATRADVAWAAVGTAIGAYEAAVKYSQERIQFGKPIASHQLIQDLLVKSLGNITASIAMVKRVSEMQEAGTLRDEHAALAKAFCTSRMRETVAWCREALGGNGIVLDYQAARYFADAEALYSYEGTREMNTLIVGRAITGKAAFV; translated from the coding sequence ATGACCTTCGAGACCCTCGCAAGCGACTTCTACGACTTCGAATCGGCGCTGTCCGATCAGGAGAAGGAGGCGGTCGCCAAGCTCCGCGCCTGGCTCGAGAGCGAGGTGCGGCCGATCATCGGCGACTACTGGGAGCGTGCGGAGTTCCCGAAGCAGATCGTGAAGCCGCTCGCAGATCTCGGGGTGCTCTCCTACGCCTGGGACGAGACGAAGCCGTTCGAGAACTCGGCGCTGTTCCGCGGGTTCCTCGCGGTCGAACTCGCACGGGTGGATGCCTCGGTCGGCACCTTCGTCGGCGTGCAGAACGGCCTGGCGACCGGCTCGATCTCGATCTGCGGCTCGAAGGAGCAGCGCGAGGAGTGGATCCCGAAGCTCGCCGCCGGCGAGGTCATCGGCGCGTTCGGCCTGACCGAACCGCTCTCGGGATCCGACTCGGCGCAGGGCCTGCGCACGACCGCGAAGCGCGACGGCGACAGCTGGGTGCTGAACGGGCAGAAGCGGTGGATCGGCAACGCCACCTTCAGCGACATCACGATCATCTGGGCCAAGGACGTCGAAGACGGCCAGGTCAAGGGCTTCATCGTGCCGACCTCCACGCCCGGCTACGAGGCGACGAAGATCGAGGGCAAGATCAGCCTGCGCGCGGTGCAGAACGCCGACATCACCCTCACCGACGTCGTCGTGCCCGAGTCGCTGCGGCTGCAGAACGCGAACTCGTTCAAGGACACCGCGAAGGTCCTCCGCGCCACCCGCGCCGATGTCGCCTGGGCGGCGGTCGGCACCGCGATCGGCGCCTACGAGGCGGCCGTGAAGTACTCGCAGGAGCGCATCCAGTTCGGCAAGCCGATCGCCTCGCACCAGCTCATCCAGGACCTGCTCGTGAAGAGCCTCGGCAACATCACGGCCTCGATCGCCATGGTCAAGCGCGTCTCGGAGATGCAGGAGGCCGGCACGCTCCGCGACGAGCACGCCGCCCTCGCGAAGGCGTTCTGCACCTCGCGCATGCGCGAGACGGTCGCCTGGTGCCGTGAGGCCCTCGGCGGCAACGGCATCGTGCTCGACTACCAGGCCGCCCGCTACTTCGCGGACGCCGAGGCCCTCTACTCCTACGAGGGCACGCGCGAGATGAACACCCTCATCGTCGGCCGGGCGATCACCGGCAAGGCCGCGTTCGTCTGA
- a CDS encoding acyltransferase family protein, with protein MTRTMERTAAPANRPPRGPVRADIQGLRAFAVLVVIANHLFRQPQGGFVGVDVFFVISGYLITAHMLRELESHGRLSFADFYRRRARRIIPAATATIVVTVIAAAVLLPRSRAIQAGIDGVWAFFFGANWRALATDTDYFQLGLPPSPFQHFWSLSVEEQFYFVWPLLAAGAFLLTTRAFPRLARPLLIVGIAFALVSAVSFAWAMIASAQDPSAAYFSTFTRAWELGAGAVLAAVLARPWRLPFAARIALAWAGVVGLVVSVFAIPPDVVFPAPTALLPVLSAVLVISAGSGISSAAYDRALAPLTSRVSGYLGDISYSLYLWHFPVIVLLPALLPTGEPLFVVAALVLTAALSVASYHLIEQPVRRSGWLLGHERASGADARRHRRHLPVLAGLAIAGVVAGGLTAWRIAAPPAPQVSAADECFGAAAAPGIPDPCTPELAAADALLPSVDELADDTGVGFFCWRGETEPLRSCTFGSEDADATRVALVGDSHAAMVIPALRDRVAALGWRVDTYTGYGCQWRAPATGDCGDVMDEIQDRLERGEAYDIVITTAARWAVVDAVSAPGEYADAWAPVAERGTRVIVVGDAPNVEEHALSCLARLGAEPSECGTDADTATRPADPLKAASALVPAAHYVDTRDLYCDEERCPAVIGNAIVYRDTAGHVTGTYMESEGDELVRRLSAAAGE; from the coding sequence ATGACGCGAACGATGGAACGCACCGCCGCGCCCGCGAATCGGCCGCCGCGCGGGCCCGTGCGCGCCGACATCCAGGGCCTGCGCGCGTTCGCGGTGCTGGTCGTGATCGCGAACCATCTGTTCCGGCAGCCGCAGGGCGGCTTCGTCGGCGTCGACGTGTTCTTCGTGATCTCGGGGTACCTGATCACGGCGCATATGCTGCGCGAGCTCGAGTCGCACGGGCGGCTGTCGTTCGCGGACTTCTACCGCCGCCGCGCCCGCCGCATCATCCCGGCGGCGACGGCGACCATCGTCGTGACGGTGATCGCTGCGGCCGTGCTCCTGCCGCGCTCACGCGCGATCCAGGCCGGGATCGACGGGGTGTGGGCGTTCTTCTTCGGTGCGAACTGGCGGGCGCTGGCTACCGACACCGATTACTTCCAGCTGGGGCTGCCGCCCTCGCCGTTCCAGCATTTCTGGTCCCTGTCGGTCGAGGAGCAGTTCTACTTCGTGTGGCCGCTGCTCGCGGCCGGCGCGTTCCTCCTCACGACGCGGGCGTTCCCGCGCCTGGCCCGCCCGCTGCTCATCGTGGGCATCGCGTTCGCACTCGTGTCGGCGGTCTCCTTCGCCTGGGCGATGATCGCTTCGGCGCAGGACCCGTCGGCGGCGTACTTCTCCACCTTCACGCGCGCCTGGGAGCTCGGTGCCGGGGCCGTGCTCGCCGCGGTGCTGGCGCGGCCGTGGCGACTGCCGTTCGCCGCACGGATCGCCCTCGCCTGGGCCGGCGTGGTCGGCCTCGTCGTGAGCGTCTTCGCGATCCCGCCCGATGTCGTGTTCCCCGCGCCGACCGCGCTGCTCCCGGTGCTCTCGGCCGTGCTCGTGATCTCGGCGGGCTCCGGCATCTCCTCCGCCGCGTACGATCGCGCCCTCGCCCCGTTGACGAGCCGCGTCTCGGGGTACCTCGGCGACATCTCGTACTCCCTTTATCTCTGGCACTTCCCCGTAATCGTGCTGCTGCCGGCCCTGCTGCCGACGGGCGAGCCGCTCTTCGTCGTCGCCGCGCTCGTGCTCACCGCCGCACTGTCCGTCGCCTCGTACCACCTCATCGAGCAACCGGTGCGGCGCTCGGGCTGGCTGCTCGGGCATGAGCGAGCCTCGGGTGCGGATGCCCGTCGGCACCGCCGGCATCTGCCGGTGCTGGCGGGGCTCGCGATCGCCGGCGTCGTCGCGGGCGGGCTGACGGCGTGGCGCATCGCCGCCCCGCCCGCACCGCAGGTCTCCGCCGCCGATGAGTGCTTCGGCGCGGCGGCGGCCCCCGGCATCCCGGACCCGTGCACGCCCGAGCTCGCCGCCGCGGACGCCCTGCTGCCATCGGTCGACGAGCTCGCCGACGACACCGGTGTGGGGTTCTTCTGCTGGCGCGGCGAGACGGAGCCGCTTCGGAGCTGCACCTTCGGCTCCGAGGATGCCGATGCCACGCGCGTCGCCCTCGTCGGCGACAGCCATGCCGCCATGGTCATCCCCGCGCTCCGCGACCGTGTCGCCGCCCTCGGCTGGCGCGTCGACACCTACACCGGGTACGGATGCCAGTGGCGCGCCCCTGCGACCGGCGACTGCGGCGACGTGATGGACGAGATCCAGGACCGGCTCGAGCGCGGCGAGGCCTACGACATCGTGATCACGACCGCGGCCAGGTGGGCGGTGGTGGATGCCGTGAGCGCACCCGGCGAGTACGCGGACGCGTGGGCACCGGTCGCCGAACGCGGAACCCGGGTCATCGTCGTCGGGGATGCCCCGAACGTCGAAGAGCACGCGCTCAGCTGCCTGGCACGCCTCGGCGCGGAGCCGTCCGAGTGCGGCACCGATGCCGACACCGCCACGCGACCCGCCGATCCGCTGAAGGCCGCATCGGCGCTCGTCCCCGCGGCGCACTATGTCGACACGCGCGACCTCTACTGCGACGAGGAACGCTGCCCGGCGGTCATCGGCAACGCGATCGTCTACCGCGACACCGCCGGCCACGTCACCGGAACATACATGGAGTCGGAAGGCGACGAGCTCGTGCGGCGGCTCTCCGCGGCGGCCGGAGAGTGA
- a CDS encoding glycosyltransferase family 2 protein, whose product MMTALWRILPERVRRAVPLRVRLAIRELVRQTPDAPVDELLSIVVPVYNTEQYLEAAIESLQAQRYRRFEIIIVDDGSSDGSGRIADRLATADARITVIHQNNRGAGAARNAGISRASGTFLAFLDSDDLVERDGYANAISSLQRTGADFAVAPYRRLRGGKLHLPGRWVQEAHRVERLATTLDAFPGIQANVVACSKVYRRTFFDRTVKAFPEGVVWEDQLPATRSYLHGRFDVLTAPIIRWRVRTDGSSTTQQTASVAHVGDIAEQLGAALDMLRASGHHDAWRERILQILESNPFALGVLHSCDRELWDVIRGAIADILPDAPPALLIERTPARYRVLFHLLAADAREDAMRFFEAGGYSAESWVFSEGPDGLIRGRVPGWTPSIDVPGWAFTASSTELTPRAWIARVDWRDGAVLDISGHVYIHGFEDAAEHTVLLLRDREAVREIRVPVERITSPHATRWSRHRYVAHETAGWRASIDVDELARLAELDGVGHASFEIGLVIEAGGRRLSTSLHSIGFADDADARRAVPVGERGEAWVRVRADPHDLCLEIRQADDVAAVDRIVIDGDAVEIACRSDGPVEAVELVLPRGEVVREAVAGSDSNGFGFILPAGLAEGFSAELRAVRAAGTTLQLRLEADAAVVVGADATAIASYGGRSRIRLRDARGFGVIRSIDVGEEVLEVAVQRVPGRDDAELRMIGNRNTSTARAFRIDDDAVVYRLPLAVAGDDDWRPATLPGGAYRLELGVAEHGIRLVADRDVENRLPVRLAGRGRLRANLVRRPGGEIRIELAARPDVVRRSAFALTQRLEAHRRHRDGLVPHLVLVHVSKEAASEQLLLEMTRFVKAASPDALLVWAIADHATRVPRGAAGVLVDSPAHITAAARAGLVCFGSGMPRWFAPRSGQAVITDVLSEDDPIAAVAQALVATERTVLF is encoded by the coding sequence ATGATGACGGCACTCTGGCGGATACTGCCGGAACGGGTGCGCCGCGCGGTGCCGCTTCGCGTGCGCCTGGCGATACGGGAGCTGGTTCGGCAGACACCGGATGCGCCTGTCGATGAACTGCTCAGCATCGTCGTGCCCGTCTACAACACCGAACAGTATCTCGAAGCCGCGATCGAGAGTCTGCAGGCGCAACGGTATCGACGTTTCGAGATCATCATCGTCGACGATGGATCGAGCGACGGGTCGGGGCGCATTGCCGATCGCCTGGCAACGGCCGATGCGCGGATCACGGTCATCCACCAGAACAATCGCGGTGCCGGGGCTGCGCGCAACGCAGGGATATCTCGCGCCTCGGGTACGTTCCTTGCGTTCCTCGACAGCGACGATCTGGTCGAACGCGACGGCTATGCGAATGCTATTTCGAGTCTCCAGCGCACCGGTGCGGACTTTGCGGTCGCCCCGTACCGGAGATTGAGAGGCGGCAAGCTTCACCTGCCGGGTCGCTGGGTGCAGGAAGCGCATCGTGTCGAGAGACTTGCGACGACGCTCGATGCCTTCCCCGGCATCCAGGCGAACGTCGTCGCGTGCTCGAAGGTCTACCGGCGGACCTTCTTCGACCGGACGGTGAAGGCCTTTCCCGAGGGCGTCGTGTGGGAAGACCAGCTTCCGGCTACGCGTTCGTATCTGCACGGCCGCTTCGACGTCTTGACCGCGCCGATCATTCGCTGGCGGGTTCGGACGGACGGGAGTTCGACCACACAGCAGACCGCGTCCGTCGCGCACGTCGGCGATATCGCCGAGCAGCTCGGAGCGGCGCTCGACATGCTCCGAGCCAGCGGCCACCACGACGCATGGAGAGAACGCATCCTTCAGATCCTCGAGTCGAACCCGTTCGCGCTCGGTGTGTTGCACTCGTGCGACCGTGAACTCTGGGACGTCATCCGCGGTGCGATCGCAGATATCCTTCCGGATGCGCCACCCGCGCTCCTCATCGAGCGCACCCCGGCGCGCTACCGCGTGCTGTTCCACCTGCTCGCCGCCGATGCCAGGGAGGATGCGATGCGCTTCTTCGAAGCAGGCGGCTATTCGGCCGAGTCGTGGGTGTTCTCCGAAGGGCCCGACGGACTCATCAGAGGGCGTGTTCCGGGATGGACGCCGTCGATCGACGTGCCCGGCTGGGCGTTCACCGCGTCGAGTACCGAGCTGACCCCCCGAGCATGGATCGCCCGAGTCGACTGGCGAGACGGCGCCGTTCTCGATATCAGCGGGCACGTATACATCCACGGCTTCGAGGACGCTGCGGAGCACACCGTGCTCCTGCTCCGGGATCGCGAAGCCGTCCGCGAGATCCGGGTTCCCGTTGAACGCATCACGTCCCCGCACGCGACGAGGTGGAGCCGCCATCGGTACGTCGCGCACGAGACCGCAGGCTGGCGGGCCTCGATCGATGTCGACGAGCTCGCCCGGCTCGCGGAGCTCGACGGAGTCGGCCACGCGAGCTTCGAGATCGGCCTCGTCATCGAAGCGGGTGGGCGCCGACTGTCGACTTCGCTGCACTCGATCGGTTTCGCGGACGATGCCGATGCTCGGCGGGCCGTGCCGGTCGGAGAGCGGGGCGAGGCGTGGGTCCGGGTCCGCGCCGATCCGCACGACCTCTGTCTCGAGATCCGGCAGGCCGACGATGTCGCTGCCGTCGACCGGATCGTCATCGACGGCGATGCCGTCGAGATCGCCTGCCGATCGGACGGGCCCGTCGAAGCGGTGGAGCTCGTCCTGCCGCGTGGCGAAGTCGTCCGCGAGGCAGTGGCCGGCTCGGATTCGAACGGGTTCGGTTTCATCCTGCCCGCTGGGCTTGCGGAGGGGTTCTCCGCCGAGCTTCGTGCCGTGCGCGCCGCCGGAACGACACTCCAGTTGCGCCTCGAAGCCGATGCGGCGGTGGTCGTCGGCGCAGACGCGACCGCGATCGCCTCCTACGGCGGCCGCAGCCGGATCCGACTCCGAGACGCTCGCGGCTTCGGCGTCATCCGGTCCATCGACGTGGGCGAGGAGGTGCTCGAGGTCGCCGTGCAACGCGTCCCGGGTCGCGACGACGCGGAGCTTCGCATGATCGGGAACCGCAATACGTCGACCGCCCGGGCGTTCCGCATCGATGACGACGCGGTCGTCTACCGCCTCCCGCTCGCAGTGGCGGGGGATGACGACTGGCGGCCTGCCACGCTCCCGGGCGGTGCGTACCGGCTCGAACTCGGTGTCGCCGAGCACGGGATCCGGCTCGTCGCGGATCGAGACGTCGAGAACCGTCTGCCCGTTCGGCTCGCCGGTCGGGGTCGCCTCCGTGCGAACCTCGTGCGGAGACCCGGTGGAGAGATCCGCATCGAGCTCGCGGCGAGACCCGATGTCGTACGGCGCTCGGCGTTCGCGCTGACGCAACGTCTCGAAGCGCACCGTCGGCACCGGGATGGACTCGTGCCGCACTTGGTGCTCGTGCACGTCTCGAAGGAAGCCGCGAGCGAGCAGCTGCTGCTCGAGATGACCCGTTTCGTGAAGGCTGCTTCGCCGGACGCCCTCCTCGTGTGGGCGATCGCGGACCATGCGACGCGAGTGCCTCGGGGCGCCGCCGGTGTGCTCGTCGACTCCCCGGCGCACATCACTGCGGCTGCTCGCGCCGGGCTCGTCTGCTTCGGGTCCGGCATGCCGCGCTGGTTCGCCCCCCGGTCCGGACAGGCCGTGATCACCGACGTGCTGAGCGAGGACGATCCGATCGCAGCCGTCGCGCAGGCCCTCGTCGCAACCGAACGGACGGTGCTGTTCTGA
- a CDS encoding UDP-glucose dehydrogenase family protein, protein MKISVIGCGYLGAVHAAAMAKLGHDVIGVDTDPLKVERLSRGEAPFFEPGLPELLREGVASGRLRFTTEIADAGDARVHFLAVGTPQMADSDAADLRFVDAAVASLVPVIPDDAVVVGKSTVPVGTAASIAERIRAAGSGAEVAWNPEFLREGFAVADTLTPDRIVYGVPDGGRAVEVLDEVYAGPLATGIPRLVTDYATAELVKTAANAFLATKISFINAMAEIAEVVGADVTQLADAIGHDARIGRRFLNAGIGFGGGCLPKDIRAFSARAEELGRAESVAFLREVDAINLRRRERVVELATQVLGGSVYRKRIVVLGLTFKPDSDDVRDSPGLDIAARLHGLGALVAATDPQGIENARVRHPQLPYEADLDAALSDADLVILTTEWAEYRGLDPEHVGELVAGPTIIDGRNVLDPEAWRSAGFEYVGLGR, encoded by the coding sequence ATGAAGATTTCGGTGATCGGATGCGGATATCTCGGTGCGGTGCACGCCGCGGCGATGGCGAAGCTCGGCCATGACGTCATCGGCGTGGACACCGATCCGCTGAAGGTCGAGCGGCTCTCGCGGGGGGAGGCGCCGTTCTTCGAGCCGGGCCTGCCCGAGCTGTTGCGCGAGGGCGTGGCTTCGGGGCGGCTGAGGTTCACGACCGAGATCGCCGATGCGGGCGATGCCCGGGTGCATTTCCTCGCGGTGGGCACGCCGCAGATGGCCGACTCCGATGCCGCCGATCTGCGCTTCGTCGATGCCGCTGTCGCCTCCCTCGTCCCGGTCATTCCGGATGACGCGGTCGTCGTCGGGAAGAGCACGGTCCCCGTCGGCACGGCCGCATCGATCGCAGAGCGCATCCGTGCCGCGGGGAGCGGGGCTGAAGTCGCCTGGAATCCGGAGTTCCTCCGCGAGGGCTTCGCGGTCGCCGACACGCTGACACCGGACCGCATCGTGTACGGCGTCCCCGACGGCGGACGAGCGGTCGAGGTGCTCGACGAGGTGTATGCAGGTCCTCTTGCGACCGGCATTCCGCGGCTCGTGACCGACTATGCGACCGCCGAACTCGTCAAGACCGCCGCGAACGCGTTCCTGGCGACGAAGATCAGCTTCATCAACGCGATGGCCGAGATCGCCGAGGTCGTCGGTGCCGACGTCACCCAGCTCGCGGATGCGATCGGGCACGACGCCCGGATCGGTCGGCGATTCCTGAACGCAGGCATCGGCTTCGGCGGCGGATGCCTGCCGAAGGACATCCGGGCGTTCAGCGCTCGCGCAGAGGAGCTCGGCCGGGCCGAATCGGTCGCGTTCCTGCGCGAGGTGGACGCGATCAACCTGCGTCGCCGGGAACGCGTCGTCGAGCTCGCGACCCAGGTGCTCGGGGGCTCCGTCTACCGGAAGCGCATCGTCGTGCTCGGCCTCACCTTCAAGCCCGACTCCGACGACGTCCGCGACTCGCCGGGGCTGGACATCGCCGCACGGCTGCACGGCCTCGGCGCCCTGGTCGCGGCGACAGACCCGCAGGGCATCGAGAACGCTCGAGTGCGGCATCCGCAGCTGCCCTACGAGGCGGACCTCGATGCGGCGCTCTCCGATGCGGACCTCGTGATCCTCACCACCGAGTGGGCCGAGTACCGCGGACTCGATCCCGAACACGTCGGAGAGCTCGTCGCGGGCCCCACGATCATCGACGGCCGGAACGTGCTCGACCCCGAAGCCTGGCGGTCAGCGGGCTTCGAGTACGTCGGCCTCGGGCGCTAG
- a CDS encoding CDP-glycerol glycerophosphotransferase family protein: MSAADSSHPDRGSFRARFRRAAGPTLVINVAALLAAVTAAVAGPSAPGTTAAVVAIAVLAWVEARRGGKLARLLASHVLARALLITSAVALAAVGGSSLLVPAVMLGISTLLEPVLKRILAGAVPYAAQLPGIRTRNHELASPAGVAVGNMGGLAVLFVTDLLAIRSDAVSWSVAILAVASMLFAVVLAVDGVQRIRARRVADRTVNDAMRAYAPAFAVHWDAGPGTGYQLAMWLPYLERIGEPFVIILRNQATFDETVGLTDRPVLLRKTHADLDDMIVPTLRAAFYVNNAVRNAQFVRFAELWHVQLNHGESDKAPSYNPVLRAYDRNFVAGQAAVDRFAAHGLATAPEYFEIIGRPQLEHVRQADGPLPAVPTVLYAPTWAGFNADSAYSSLGVGPELVTQLVERGCRVLFRPHPYTDRSPELAAAADTVRALLEADEAKTGIGHEFGERVASELTIAECFNLADALVSDVSSVVPDFLFSGKPFAISTMLAPAEEFIDGYAIAAAGYVFEPTPESIRAALDDMLGVDTKQAARAVAKEYYLGGESPESVSARFIEAAREVIAMPKPPAIEAAREADHASARGEGR, encoded by the coding sequence ATGTCAGCTGCCGATTCATCGCACCCGGATCGCGGATCGTTTCGCGCGCGGTTCCGCAGGGCCGCGGGGCCGACGCTCGTCATCAACGTCGCCGCGTTGCTCGCCGCCGTCACCGCGGCCGTCGCCGGCCCCAGCGCGCCGGGCACCACCGCCGCGGTCGTCGCGATCGCCGTGCTCGCCTGGGTCGAAGCCCGACGCGGCGGCAAACTCGCCCGCCTGCTCGCCTCGCACGTCCTCGCACGCGCCCTGCTGATCACGAGCGCCGTCGCGCTCGCGGCGGTCGGAGGGAGCTCCCTGCTCGTGCCGGCGGTGATGCTCGGCATCTCCACGCTGCTCGAACCCGTGCTGAAGCGCATCCTGGCCGGGGCGGTGCCGTATGCGGCGCAGCTGCCCGGCATCCGCACCCGGAATCACGAGCTCGCCTCGCCGGCCGGCGTCGCCGTCGGCAACATGGGCGGGCTCGCCGTCCTCTTCGTCACCGACCTGCTCGCGATCCGCTCCGACGCGGTCTCGTGGAGCGTCGCGATCCTCGCGGTCGCCTCGATGCTCTTCGCCGTCGTCCTCGCGGTCGACGGCGTGCAGCGCATCCGCGCCCGTCGCGTCGCCGACCGCACCGTGAACGACGCCATGCGCGCCTACGCCCCGGCCTTCGCCGTGCACTGGGATGCGGGGCCCGGCACCGGCTACCAGCTGGCGATGTGGCTGCCCTACCTCGAGCGCATCGGCGAGCCGTTCGTCATCATCCTCCGCAACCAGGCGACCTTCGACGAGACCGTCGGCCTCACCGACCGGCCCGTGCTGCTCCGCAAGACCCACGCCGACCTCGACGACATGATCGTGCCCACGCTGCGAGCCGCGTTCTACGTCAACAACGCCGTCCGCAACGCCCAGTTCGTGCGCTTCGCCGAACTCTGGCACGTGCAGCTGAACCACGGCGAGAGCGACAAGGCCCCGAGCTACAACCCGGTGCTGCGCGCCTACGACCGCAACTTCGTCGCCGGGCAGGCCGCAGTGGATCGCTTCGCCGCGCACGGCCTGGCGACCGCGCCCGAATACTTCGAGATCATCGGCCGGCCCCAACTCGAGCACGTGCGTCAGGCCGACGGGCCGCTGCCCGCCGTGCCCACCGTGCTGTACGCGCCGACGTGGGCCGGATTCAACGCCGACTCCGCCTACAGCTCGCTCGGCGTCGGGCCCGAACTCGTCACCCAGCTCGTCGAACGCGGCTGCCGGGTGCTGTTCCGGCCGCACCCCTACACCGACCGCTCCCCCGAGCTCGCGGCCGCCGCGGACACCGTGCGGGCGCTGCTCGAAGCCGACGAGGCGAAGACCGGCATCGGGCACGAGTTCGGCGAACGCGTCGCCTCCGAGCTCACCATCGCCGAGTGCTTCAACCTCGCCGATGCGCTCGTCTCCGACGTGTCGAGCGTCGTGCCCGACTTCCTGTTCTCGGGCAAGCCCTTCGCGATCTCGACGATGCTCGCCCCCGCCGAGGAGTTCATCGACGGGTACGCGATCGCCGCCGCCGGGTATGTGTTCGAGCCGACGCCGGAGAGCATCCGCGCCGCCCTCGACGACATGCTCGGCGTCGACACGAAACAGGCCGCCCGAGCCGTGGCCAAGGAGTACTACCTCGGCGGCGAATCGCCCGAATCCGTCTCGGCGCGCTTCATCGAGGCCGCCCGCGAGGTGATCGCGATGCCGAAGCCGCCCGCGATCGAAGCCGCTCGCGAAGCCGACCACGCGAGCGCACGGGGAGAAGGACGATGA
- a CDS encoding CatB-related O-acetyltransferase: MNAPHAGSTATDLLRKAKRRLVPAPAGGATGGQGVAGVRGADNLTLTGKAELHCEAPVSFHRPVTFKKRTRIGAFTYLNDGFIDHLASIGRYCAIGQELRIGEPNHPIDWLSIANFQYNGNEFGWHPAADAYEPTSPRIRGTHFAGGAARIGNDVWIGARVTILRDVEIGDGAIVAAGAVVVKDVPPYAIVGGVPARVLRYRFDEETIAALRELEWWRFSPNDLAGVPFHEPAAAIEEIRSRVDAGRIAPYEPEETVLTRRSLGG, translated from the coding sequence ATGAACGCCCCGCACGCCGGATCCACGGCGACCGATCTGCTGCGGAAGGCGAAGCGGCGCCTCGTGCCCGCACCCGCCGGCGGTGCGACCGGCGGCCAGGGTGTCGCGGGCGTTCGCGGCGCCGACAACCTCACCCTCACCGGCAAAGCCGAACTGCACTGCGAGGCACCGGTGTCCTTCCACCGGCCCGTCACGTTCAAGAAGCGCACCCGCATCGGCGCGTTCACCTACCTGAACGACGGGTTCATCGACCACCTGGCATCCATCGGCCGTTACTGCGCGATCGGGCAGGAACTGCGCATCGGCGAACCGAACCATCCGATCGACTGGCTGAGCATCGCCAACTTCCAGTACAACGGCAACGAATTCGGCTGGCATCCGGCCGCCGACGCCTACGAGCCGACGTCCCCGCGCATCCGCGGCACGCACTTCGCCGGCGGCGCCGCGCGCATCGGCAACGACGTGTGGATCGGGGCGCGCGTCACCATCCTCCGCGACGTCGAGATCGGCGACGGGGCGATCGTCGCCGCCGGCGCCGTCGTCGTCAAAGACGTGCCGCCGTACGCGATCGTCGGCGGCGTGCCCGCCCGCGTGCTGCGCTACCGCTTCGACGAGGAGACGATCGCAGCGCTCCGCGAACTCGAATGGTGGCGCTTCAGCCCGAACGACCTGGCCGGCGTGCCGTTCCACGAACCCGCCGCCGCGATCGAGGAGATCCGATCGCGCGTGGATGCCGGGCGCATCGCGCCGTACGAGCCCGAGGAGACGGTGCTCACCCGGCGGTCGCTCGGCGGCTGA